The following proteins are encoded in a genomic region of Arachis ipaensis cultivar K30076 chromosome B02, Araip1.1, whole genome shotgun sequence:
- the LOC107626560 gene encoding uncharacterized protein LOC107626560: protein MPPKKRRGGTVGAPDTAESNRAVSPPLGALRQRPRSQRIADRREGEIPRERVQENPAVREAQPNLAAELRGMNQTLNAVLQVLTNQNRGEARLPNAPNPQPHRVHQLFGDQEPSIEKYLKLNSSTFNGDSLDEDPQQYLEDAKKAIRALKCTKEWAVELVSYNLRGSARYWYESLLESKEAAGLPPLSWEEFTEEFLARFYPANKQAEDAIAFERLRQENMTVIEYAKEFTRLSKSAPYLVNSEEMKVRRFVHGLAEPMFTTLMPEVGRMSFKDVLNSAYGIEAGIAERNAFKDVGKKPKMKGQFSGGSSLGGFQSHHGQTNQQGYSGYRAHPQTSFGGVASSGSAPMSVLNPRPFVKSTSQSSAQGSNQTRPAQPYCL, encoded by the coding sequence ATGCCACCTAAGAAAAGACGTGGTGGAACTGTTGGTGCTCCTGATACTGCTGAATCCAATAGGGCAGTTTCTCCGCCACTTGGAGCGCTTCGACAAAGGCCAAGGAGCCAAAGGATAGCTGATAGGCGCGAAGGAGAGATACCCCGTGAGAGAGTTCAAGAGAACCCTGCAGTAAGAGAGGCTCAACCAAACTTAGCAGCTGAATTGAGGGGAATGAATCAAACTCTTAATGCGGTGTTACAGGTTCTAACAAATCAAAATAGGGGTGAAGCGAGACTTCCTAATGCGCCAAATCCTCAGCCTCATAGGGTTCATCAATTGTTTGGGGATCAAGAGCCGTCAATTGAAAAGTATTTGAAGTTGAATTCGTCCACTTTCAATGGagattcattggatgaagatccaCAACAATATCTAGAGGATGCAAAGAAAGCTATTCGAGCTCTCAAGTGCACCAAAGAATGGGCTGTTGAGTTAGTATCCTACAACTTGCGTGGTTCAGCAAGATATTGGTATGAGTCTCTTCTTGAGAGTAAAGAAGCAGCTGGACTTCCTCCTCTTTCTTGGGAAGAGTTCACTGAAGAGTTTCTTGCTCGATTTTATCCAGCTAACAAGCAAGCAGAAGATGCAATTGCCTTTGAAAGATTAAGGCAAGAGAATATGACAGTGATTGAGTATGCTAAGGAGTTTACTAGACTTTCTAAGAGTGCTCCGTACTTGGTGAATTCAGAAGAGATGAAAGTTCGTCGTTTCGTTCATGGATTGGCAGAACCTATGTTCACTACTCTTATGCCTGAAGTCGGACGCATGTCTTTTAAGGATGTCCTAAACTCTGCCTATGGAATTGAAGCTGGGATAGCAGAGAGAAATGCTTTTAAGGATGTTGGTAAGAAGCCCAAGATGAAGGGACAATTTTCTGGTGGATCTAGTTTAGGAGGATTTCAGTCTCATCATGGTCAAACTAATCAGCAAGGTTATTCGGGGTATCGAGCTCATCCTCAAACATCTTTTGGTGGGGTTGCTTCTTCTGGATCTGCTCCCATGAGTGTTTTGAATCCCAGACCTTTTGTTAAGAGCACCTCTCAATCTAGTGCACAGGGTTCAAATCAGACAAGGCCAGCTCAGCCCTATTGTCTTTAG
- the LOC107626561 gene encoding putative disease resistance protein At3g14460, which translates to MNKVGEAFLSGFITVLLERFISAETYNLVVGKKLGPELVRRLKTALLAAEALVADAEQKQFGNQLVRKWLDDLRDAVYKADDLLDRFCIKASTQKQVPTFLPSFLNFEERQMVNEIEEVVRTIEDLERCKESLGLEKIPTGSSSWRVPSTSLARGNVYGREDDQKALVQMLNDNNEHHLSVISIVGIGGVGKTTLAQWLYNNEEEFMKGFDLKAWVCVSENFDIVEITRNVMKGILGGTCSLDDFNSLQHALKEELLNKKFFIVLDDVWSNDQHQWRNFITPFQYGAKGSIILLTTRKENVGLVAQTNYQPLILNTLSEDQCWSVFASSASFPESNGSPALEEIGKKIAKKCDGLPLAAETLGCLCRNHDAEEWGEILKSDIWEFSTNDSKIIPALLISYFHLPPYLKRCFVYCSLFPKDYKFEKDELILLWMAEDLLRVSNRRETLEEVGSKYFDDLASRLFFKEHQDNDDCFVMHDLLHDLAIFLAGDFYCRLEELGDKEELGSLTRHLSFGKLNRAVSKNLNSIATLESLRTSLYVNDLFSMESVASKFKYLRVLSFDELDVVPNSIGELIHLRYLDLSWTDIKTLPESLCSLSNLQTLKLYYCYQLTTLPSGLHNLVGLRHLDIRGTSLEEMPGKMSKLNQLLVLSYFVVGKHEDNGIQELGGLVNLHGSVEIKKLENIVDVNEAKRAKIVAKKHIDELSLKWCSGDDMVSSTQKERDILDNLKPQSGMKELKIEGYKGTIFPDWLGNCSYENMTRVSLKSCKNCCMLPSLGQLPSLKSLRIEGFDQLRSIGEEFYKNEGDHHSSHIAPFPSLESLKFRDMACWEEWHLPDSKAFPQLRKLKIRNCGMLKEETLNQVFFRIVSSLSDVSKVHKVLIGDHYIRPHTETMYVDGDTLSIRGSESVMESALKAMISINHRSCFQETHILRCRKLEFLQLQQHKYDLVELQIEESCDSLTSLSLDVFPNLKNLKIKGCRNLESVSMSEAPHAALKEVTIIECSKLVSLAGEGLAAPNLTHLHFSFCSELEALPRDMKSLLPSLHSLQIYGCPNICRLPEGGLPPNLKELHVQIGEQQMRDLSWMSNLHALTYLKFYGYYCDNIKSYPEVGSLPHLPSLTTLQIIGFYNLETLECNELLRLTSLQQLHIYWCQKLENMEGEKLPPSLLLLQIDHCGLLGKHCKNKHQLIWPKISHIPTIQVNFKQVF; encoded by the coding sequence ATGAACAAAGTGGGTGAAGCTTTTCTGTCTGGTTTCATCACTGTTCTCCTGGAGAGGTTCATTTCAGCTGAGACTTACAACTTGGTGGTGGGGAAGAAGCTTGGTCCTGAGTTGGTGAGAAGGCTGAAGACTGCTCTCTTGGCTGCTGAAGCTCTGGTTGCTGACGCTGAGCAGAAGCAGTTTGGTAACCAATTGGTGAGGAAGTGGCTGGATGATCTGAGAGATGCTGTCTACAAGGCTGATGACTTGCTGGACCGTTTCTGCATCAAAGCTTCAACTCAGAAGCAGGTACCAACTTTCTTGCCTAGCTTCCTCAATTTTGAAGAAAGGCAGATGGTCAACGAGATAGAAGAAGTGGTCAGAACTATTGAagatcttgagagatgcaaagAAAGCCTTGGCCTTGAAAAGATTCCCACTGGTAGCTCCTCATGGAGAGTTCCATCCACTTCTCTTGCAAGAGGGAATGTGTATGGCAGGGAGGATGATCAGAAGGCCTTAGTCCAGATGCTGAATGACAACAATGAGCATCACCTCTCTGTGATCTCTATTGTTGGCATTGGTGGGGTTGGTAAAACAACTTTAGCCCAATGGCTGTACAACAATGAAGAGGAGTTCATGAAGGGATTTGATCTGAAGGCATGGGTTTGTGTTTCAGAAAATTTTGATATTGTTGAGATTACAAGGAATGTCATGAAGGGGATCCTTGGAGGTACTTGTAGTCTCGACGATTTCAATTCACTTCAACATGCTTTGAAAGAAGAATTGTTGAATAAGAAGTTCTTTATTGTTCTTGATGATGTTTGGAGTAATGATCAACATCAATGGAGAAATTTTATAACGCCTTTTCAATACGGGGCTAAGGGAAGTATTATTCTTCTAACTACTCGCAAGGAAAATGTTGGTTTAGTTGCTCAAACAAATTATCAACCTCTCATCCTCAACACGTTGTCAGAAGATCAATGTTGGTCGGTGTTTGCATCCAGTGCATCTTTTCCAGAATCAAATGGGAGCCCGGCACTGGAAGAAATAGGCAAAAAGATAGCTAAGAAGTGTGATGGTCTGCCACTAGCAGCAGAAACACTTGGTTGCTTGTGCAGAAACCATGACGCTGAGGAGTGGGGGGAAATATTAAAGAGTGATATTTGGGAGTTTTCTACGAATGACAGTAAGATAATCCCAGCATTATTAATAAGCTACTTTCATCTACCTCCATATTTGAAACGTTGTTTTGTTTATTGTTCATTGTTTCCCAAAGATTATAAATTTGAGAAAGATGAATTAATCTTGTTGTGGATGGCAGAAGATCTATTACGGGTATCAAATAGAAGAGAGACTTTAGAAGAAGTTGGTAGCAAATATTTTGACGATTTAGCTTCTAGATTATTTTTTAAAGAGCATCAAGATAATGATGACTGTTTTGTGATGCATGATCTCTTACATGACTTGGCAATATTCCTTGCTGGAGATTTCTACTGTAGATTAGAAGAACTTGGTGACAAAGAGGAGTTGGGGAGTCTGACTCGTCATTTGTCATTTGGAAAATTGAATCGTGCAGTCTcaaaaaatttgaattccattgCTACATTGGAATCTTTGAGGACATCCTTGTATGTCAACGATTTATTTAGCATGGAAAGCGTAGCATCAAAGTTTAAATACTTGAGAGTTTTATCCTTTGATGAACTTGATGTGGTGCCTAATTCAATAGGAGAATTGATCCATCTGCGCTACTTGGACCTCTCTTGGACTGATATTAAGACATTGCCAGAGTCTTTGTGTAGCTTGTCTAATTTGCAAACACTGAAATTGTATTATTGTTATCAGCTAACTACGCTGCCTAGTGGTTTGCATAATCTTGTGGGTTTGCGGCATCTTGATATTAGAGGAACTTCTTTGGAAGAAATGCCCGGAAAAATGAGCAAATTGAATCAATTGCTTGTTTTAAGTTACTTTGTTGTTGGCAAGCACGAAGACAATGGAATCCAGGAGTTAGGAGGGCTGGTAAATCTTCATGGATCCGTTGAGATTAAGAAGTTGGAGAATATTGTTGATGTGAATGAAGCAAAGAGGGCAAAGATAGTGGCTAAGAAGCACATTGATGAATTATCCTTGAAATGGTGTTCAGGTGATGATATGGTTTCAAGCACACAGAAAGAAAGAGACATTCTCGATAACTTGAAACCGCAGAGTGGGATGAAAGAGTTGAAAATCGAGGGATACAAGGGTACAATATTTCCAGATTGGTTGGGGAACTGTTCCTACGAAAACATGACACGTGTATCTCTAAAGTCTTGTAAGAATTGCTGCATGCTGCCTTCACTTGGACAGCTGCCATCTCTTAAGTCCCTGCGCATTGAAGGTTTCGATCAGCTGAGGAGTATTGGGGAGGAGTTTTACAAGAATGAAGGAGATCATCATTCTTCGCATATTGCACCATTTCCCTCACTGGAGAGTTTGAAATTTAGGGATATGGCATGTTGGGAGGAGTGGCACTTACCTGACTCAAAAGCTTTTCCTCAACTTAGGAAGCTTAAAATAAGAAATTGTGGAATGTTGAAGGAAGAGACGCTTAATCAGGTATTCTTCAGAATCGTTTCTTCTTTGTCGGATGTTTCCAAAGTTCACAAAGTACTTATAGGCGACCACTATATAAGACCGCACACCGAGACCATGTATGTTGATGGGGATACTTTATCAATTAGGGGAAGTGAATCTGTGATGGAGTCTGCATTGAAGGCAATGATCAGCATCAACCATCGAAGTTGCTTCCAAGAAACACACATCTTGAGGTGTAGAAAACTAGAATTCCTGCAGCTACAGCAGCACAAGTATGATTTGGTAGAGCTACAAATAGAAGAGAGCTGTGATTCACTGACCTCCTTGTCGTTGGATGTCTTTCCCAATCTCAAGAATCTCAAGATAAAAGGGTGTAGGAATCTGGAATCAGTGTCAATGTCAGAGGCACCACACGCTGCTCTTAAAGAAGTGACCATCATTGAGTGCTCCAAATTAGTGTCATTAGCAGGAGAAGGACTGGCTGCACCCAACTTGACTCATCTTCACTTCAGCTTCTGCTCAGAGTTGGAGGCATTACCACGTGACATGAAGAGTCTACTCCCAAGTTTACACTCTCTCCAGATATATGGTTGCCCAAACATTTGCAGGTTGCCAGAGGGTGGTTTGCCGCCTAACTTGAAAGAGCTTCATGTGCAAATTGGTGAGCAACAAATGAGGGATCTATCCTGGATGTCCAACTTGCACGCCCTCACCTATCTCAAATTTTATGGTTATTACTGCGACAACATAAAGTCATACCCAGAGGTGGGTTCGCTGCCTCACCTTCCCTCCCTTACCACTCTCCAGATAATAGGGTTCTATAATCTGGAGACATTGGAGTGCAACGAGCTTCTCCGCCTCACCTCCCTTCAACAACTACACATTTATTGGTGTCAAAAGCTGGAGAATATGGAAGGAGAAAAGCTGCCTCCCTCTCTCTTGCTACTTCAAATTGATCATTGTGGTTTGCTGGGAAAACACTGCAAGAACAAGCATCAACTAATCTGGCCCAAAATTTCCCACATTCCCACCATTCAAGTCAATTTCAAACAAGTATTCTGA
- the LOC110268294 gene encoding putative disease resistance RPP13-like protein 1: MAEALVVGALVSGSISLVLNRLISPEFVNSVVSKKLDRKLVERLKTALLAAKALAADAEQKQFGNDHVRKWLDSLRDALYTADDLLDRVFIKAQIRKKVRIRLPLQLNLSVRKMVAKINEVVKRIEDLQKLKDSLGLKEIPTGSSSWRTPSTSLERGTVYGRDDDKQALIKMLNDSNDHNLSVISIVGMGGVGKTTLAQCLYNNKDLMDGVDLKAWICVSENFDVVETTKNVIKGISSGFCSLDNFDLLQQDLKKKLSEKKFFIVLDDVWSEDADKWNSFITPFQHGTKGSTILLTTRKVNVGRIVQHYNSYTLKELSDDYCWSIFADNASFPESNGSSELEEIGRKIVERCDGLPLAAETLGRLLME; encoded by the exons ATGGCTGAAGCACTTGTTGTTGGAGCATTAGTTTCTGGCTCCATCAGCCTTGTTCTTAACAGGCTCATTTCACCTGAGTTTGTCAACTCGGTGGTGAGCAAGAAGCTGGACCGAAAGTTGGTTGAGAGGCTCAAGACTGCTCTCTTGGCTGCCAAAGCTCTGGCTGCTGACGCCGAGCAGAAGCAGTTTGGAAACGATCATGTGAGGAAATGGCTTGATAGTCTCAGGGATGCTCTCTACACTGCTGATGACTTGCTGGACCGTGTCTTCATCAAAGCTCAAATTCGCAAGAAGGTACGCATTCGCCTTCCTCTCCAGCTTAATTTATCTGTTAGGAAGATGGTGGCTAAGATAAACGAGGTGGTTAAAAGAATAGAAGATCTTCAGAAACTTAAAGATAGCCTTGGTCTGAAAGAGATTCCAACAGGTAGCTCCTCATGGAGAACTCCATCCACTTCTCTTGAAAGGGGAACTGTCTATGGCAGGGATGATGACAAACAGGCATTAATCAAGATGCTAAATGACAGCAATGATCATAACTTGTCCGTCATCTCTATTGTTGGTATGGGCGGGGTTGGTAAAACTACTTTAGCACAATGCCTGTACAACAATAAGGATTTGATGGACGGGGTTGATCTGAAAGCATGGATTTGTGTTTCAGAAAATTTTGATGTCGTTGAGACTACTAAGAATGTTATAAAGGGGATCTCTTCAGGTTTTTGTAGTCTTGACAACTTTGATCTACTTCAGCAAGATTTGAAGAAAAAACTGTCAGAAAAGAAGTTCTTCATTGTTTTGGATGATGTTTGGAGTGAAGATGCTGACAAGTGGAATAGTTTTATCACCCCTTTTCAACATGGGACAAAGGGAAGCACTATTCTCCTAACTACCCGCAAGGTAAATGTTGGTCGAATAGTCCAACACTATAACTCTTACACTCTCAAGGAACTGTCAGATGATTATTGTTGGTCTATTTTTGCTGACAATGCATCCTTTCCTGAGTCAAATGGGAGCTCGGAACTGGAAGAAATAGGTAGAAAGATTGTTGAGAGGTGTGATGGTTTGCCATTAGCTGCGGAAACACTTGGACGCTTGTT AATGGAATAA
- the LOC107621900 gene encoding putative disease resistance protein At3g14460 yields the protein MSNSKIVPALLISYYHLPAHLKRCFVYCSLYPKDYQFDKDELILLWMAEDLLRPPKKGETLEEVGCECFDDLSSRLFFKQAEYYARKYFVMHDLMHDLATFLAGDLYCRFSKELGEKEERNILTRHLSYTHSIPEKACSSSEIESLRTLLYINDIPYIRDERATLPCDILSKNKYLRVLSFDRLNIFPDSIGKLIQLRYLDLSRSDVQILPESLCNLCNLQILKLSDCSKLTMLPNGMCNLVNLQCLDIRGTPLKEMPKGMGKLKQLHILSKFVVGKQEDNGIQELGGLLNLHGSLEIEKLENVVDANEARSARIIDKKHIDKLLLKWSLSSGDDIVSNTHTDEQDILWGLQPHTGLKQLTVDGYKGKIFPDWIGHSLYQNMTSVSLKSCKNCYMLPSLGQLPSLKSLRIESFDQLNSIGKEFYKNEGHQHSSPIAPFSSLEELIFYSMPSWEEWHLPDSEAFPRLKSLEIRDCPMLKGDMLNQVLMRIVFSSSDVSKVRQLEIQEDGERWYKKMSLDEDSLSIRGFECVVECAFKARIIHHLTSLQEIQISGCSSVVSLGGNSLPKSLQKLKIFNCRQIELLQQQHKYDLVHLQIYESCASLTSLSLDAFPNLENLEIEWCSNLESVSMSEPPHTALQRLTISQCSKFVSLPSDMNSLLPNLHSLDIQGCPNICRWPEGGLPANLKDLSVGDCEEQVRGLSWLGNLDNLTHLTISDHHSVSRIKSYPEVGWLPPLPSLTTLHIQAFDNLETLECNELLHLTSLQQLHISWCKKLENIAGEKLPASLLLLQIDACHLLRKRCKNKHQQIWSKISHIPIIQVDGKQIF from the coding sequence ATGTCAAATAGTAAAATTGTTCCTGCATTGTTAATAAGTTACTATCATCTTCCTGCACATTTAAAACGCTGCTTTGTTTATTGTTCGTTGTATCCCAAAGATTATCAATTTGATAAAGATGAATTAATCTTGCTATGGATGGCTGAAGATCTTTTGCGACCTCCAAAGAAAGGAGAGACTTTAGAAGAAGTTGGTTGCGAGTGTTTTGATGACTTGTCTTCAAGACTATTTTTCAAGCAGGCTGAGTACTATGCTAGGAAGTATTttgtgatgcatgatctcatgcatGACCTGGCAACTTTTCTTGCTGGAGATCTTTATTGTAGATTCTCAAAAGAACTTGGTGAAAAGGAAGAGAGGAATATTCTAACTCGTCATTTGTCATACACTCATTCAATCCCTGAGAAAGCATGCTCCTCTAGTGAAATAGAATCTTTGAGGACATTATTGTATATCAATGATATACCTTATATCCGGGATGAACGCGCAACATTACCATGTGACATATTGTCAAAGAATAAATACTTGAGAGTTTTGTCCTTTGATAGACTCAATATATTTCCTGATTCAATAGGTAAATTGATCCAACTGCGCTATTTGGATCTCTCTAGAAGTGATGTTCAGATATTGCCCGAGTCATTGTGCAATTTGTGTAATTTACAAATATTAAAGCTATCAGATTGTTCAAAGCTGACTATGCTGCCCAATGGCATGTGTAATCTTGTGAATTTGCAGTGTCTTGATATAAGGGGTACTCCTCTGAAAGAAATGCCAAAAGGAATGGGCAAATTGAAACAGTTGCACATTTTAAGCAAGTTTGTGGTGGGAAAGCAAGAAGACAATGGAATTCAAGAGTTAGGAGGACTTTTAAATCTTCATGGATCACTTGAGATTGAGAAATTGGAGAATGTGGTTGATGCCAATGAGGCAAGGAGTGCAAGAATAATAGATAAGAAGCACATTGACAAGTTATTGTTGAAATGGTCTCTGTCTTCAGGCGATGATATAGTTTCAAACACACATACTGATGAACAAGATATACTTTGGGGCTTGCAACCACACACTGGCTTGAAACAGTTGACTGTTGATGGATACAAAGGTAAAATATTTCCAGATTGGATTGGGCATTCCTTGTACCAAAACATGACAAGTGTATCTCTCAAGTCTTGCAAGAATTGCTACATGCTGCCTTCACTTGGACAGCTGCCATCTCTTAAGTCCCTCCGCATCGAAAGCTTTGATCAGCTGAATAGCATTGGCAAGGAGTTTTACAAGAATGAAGGCCATCAACATTCTTCGCCTATTGCACCGTTTTCCTCACTGGAGGAATTGATATTTTATAGTATGCCAAGTTGGGAGGAGTGGCACTTACCTGACTCAGAAGCCTTTCCTCGGCTTAAGAGCCTTGAAATAAGAGATTGTCCAATGTTAAAGGGAGATATGCTTAATCAGGTATTAATGAGAATTGTTTTTTCCTCATCGGATGTTTCCAAAGTGCGCCAACTGGAAATACAAGAAGATGGTGAAAGATGGTATAAAAAGATGAGCCTTGATGAGGATAGTTTATCAATTAGGGGATTTGAATGTGTGGTTGAGTGTGCATTTAAGGCAAGGATCATCCACCATCTAACTTCCCTCCAAGAAATACAAATCTCAGGGTGTTCATCTGTTGTATCCTTGGGGGGCAATTCTTTACCCAAATCTTTGCAAAAGCTCAAAATCTTTAATTGCCGCCAAATTGAATTACTCCAGCAACAACACAAGTATGATTTGGTACATCTACAAATATATGAAAGCTGTGCTTCACTGACTTCATTATCCTTGGATGCCTTTCCCAATCTCGAGAATCTGGAGATAGAATGGTGTTCAAATCTGGAATCAGTTTCAATGTCAGAGCCACCACACACTGCTCTCCAACGTCTCACCATCAGTCAATGCTCCAAATTTGTGTCATTGCCATCTGACATGAATAGTCTTCTCCCAAATTTACACTCTCTGGACATACAAGGTTGCCCAAACATTTGTAGGTGGCCAGAGGGTGGTTTGCCGGCTAACCTGAAAGATCTTAGTGTAGGAGATTGCGAGGAACAAGTGAGGGGTCTATCATGGTTGGGCAACTTGGACAACCTCACTCATCTCACCATCTCAGATCATCACAGTGTGAGCAGAATAAAGTCATACCCAGAGGTGGGTTGGCTGCCTCCCCTTCCCTCCCTTACCACTCTACATATCCAAGCGTTTGATAATCTGGAGACATTGGAGTGCAATGAGCTTCTCCACCTCACCTCCCTTCAACAATTGCATATTTCATGGTGTAAGAAGCTGGAGAATATTGCAGGAGAAAAGCTGCCTGCCTCTCTCTTACTACTTCAAATTGATGCCTGTCATTTGCTGCGCAAACGCTGCAAGAACAAGCATCAACAAATTTGGTCCAAAATTTCCCACATTCCCATCATTCAAGTAGATGGCAAGCAAATTTTCTGA
- the LOC107621876 gene encoding putative UDP-rhamnose:rhamnosyltransferase 1 has protein sequence MSENATHHVVMLPWSAFGHLIPFFQLSIDIAKLGIHVSFISTPKNIQRLPKPPSDLSHLLHLVEIPFPSSLDSSHVSGGEATVDIPFDKIQYLKLAWDQMQNPVKEFVSKLQPDWIICDFHAHWTVEIAQELHVKLMYYSVYSASTIVFFGPPGRMRAPTLPEVLTSPREWVNFPSSVAFQRNEAIAFYQSAYIENVTGLRDIDRIASVIDSANALSFRSCYEMEGEYLNLYQELIEKPVIPVGLLPPEMPERRIVDESWSKTFEWLDAQATKSVVFVGFGSECKLSKDQVFEIAYGLELSELPFLWTLRKPSWAIHDHDSLPLGFCERTSKRGKVCFGWAPQKEILAHKSIGGSLFHSGWGSIIETLMFGHTLVVLPFVVDQPLNAKALLDKGLAIEVKRNNEDGSFSRDDIAKCLREAMVLEEGEMLRIKTREIAKVVGDLKLHHDYMKAFVKFLRT, from the coding sequence ATGTCTGAGAATGCAACTCATCATGTGGTGATGCTTCCATGGTCTGCATTTGGCCATTTGATTCCCTTTTTCCAACTCTCCATAGACATAGCCAAATTAGGCATTCATGTCTCCTTCATTTCAACACCAAAAAACATTCAAAGGCTTCCAAAACCACCTTCAGATTTATCTCATCTTTTACATTTGGTGGAAATTCCATTTCCATCATCATTAGACTCatcacatgtctctggtggtgAAGCCACTGTGGACATTCCATTTGACAAAATTCAGTACCTCAAGTTAGCATGGGATCAAATGCAAAACCCAGTGAAGGAATTTGTGTCTAAGTTGCAACCAGATTGGATCATTTGTGACTTTCATGCACACTGGACTGTAGAGATTGCTCAAGAGCTTCATGTGAAACTCATGTACTACTCTGTTTACTCTGCTTCCACTATTGTGTTCTTTGGACCACCCGGTCGAATGAGAGCACCAACATTGCCAGAAGTCCTAACATCACCAAGAGAATGGGTGAATTTTCCGTCTTCAGTGGCTTTTCAACGAAACGAGGCCATTGCGTTCTATCAAAGTGCATACATAGAAAACGTGACCGGGCTAAGAGACATTGATAGGATTGCCAGTGTAATAGACAGCGCAAATGCTCTATCATTTCGCAGCTGCTATGAGATGGAAGGTGAGTATTTGAATCTATATCAAGAACTTATTGAGAAGCCAGTGATTCCTGTAGGTTTGCTTCCTCCGGAGATGCCAGAGAGAAGAATTGTTGATGAGTCTTGGAGTAAGACTTTCGAGTGGCTTGATGCGCAAGCAACAAAGTCGGTAGTCTTTGTTGGGTTTGGTAGTGAGTGTAAGTTGAGCAAAGATCAAGTTTTTGAGATAGCTTATGGATTAGAGCTTTCTGAACTTCCATTTTTGTGGACATTGAGAAAACCAAGTTGGGCAATTCATGATCATGATTCTCTGCCTCTTGGATTTTGTGAAAGAACATCAAAGAGAGGAAAAGTTTGTTTTGGATGGGCACCACAAAAGGAAATTTTGGCACATAAATCTATTGGGGGGTCTTTGTTTCATTCTGGCTGGGGATCTATAATTGAGACTTTGATGTTTGGCCACACTCTTGTAGTGTTGCCATTTGTTGTTGATCAACCTCTTAATGCAAAGGCTTTGCTTGATAAGGGTCTTGCCATTGAAGTGAAGAGAAATAATGAAGATGGTTCATTTAGTAGAGATGACATAGCCAAATGCCTCAGAGAAGCTATGGTATTGGAGGAAGGAGAGATGCTTAGAATCAAGACAAGAGAAATTGCTAAAGTTGTAGGCGATTTGAAGCTTCACCATGATTACATGAAAGCATTTGTCAAGTTTCTTAGGACTTGA